DNA from Solanum stenotomum isolate F172 chromosome 3, ASM1918654v1, whole genome shotgun sequence:
CAACTTGTATAGTCTCTATAATgtaaaatacatttttcttggAGAATTGTTGTAGTCCCACGTATAAAACTCAGAAACCCTTGCTTGTGTCAAATTACCAATATTTTAGTAATTATACTTTCTAGAAAGATTAGGTTGATAATCGTGCTTCAGAATTCAAATTCCATTTTTCAGTATATGTATGTTGCATTCTCCGATAATtatcagtattttgagctactTAGTTTTTAAGTTGCATTTTAGCTTTGAATTCAATTGGTAGTAGACATAACAATGActtggactagggtttagcaTACCCTCAAGTCCCACAACTACGTGCTAttgtaggtttataagtcccctatgtTGAGCATCAACTTTATTGATCACACCACAGTCATGCCTTTTtgccctggcaaggtatattgggtcctctcaatagGGAATATATATCAAACTCCAAGTTTAGCTCACGTAGTTTATGTTGGTTAATTGTATTTCTTAGAATTAGATTCATGTTGCATTAACCATGTATTAAGTATTTACTTCACTATTCAAGTCagcatgttatcttcatgatttgTACTTGGCCATTGAATCCAACTCAGTTTTTAGTTATGCTTCAGTATATCTATTTCCATGTTTAGTTGTTATATTTTTCAACATAGCATATATCTTGCATGCTACATACATTCAAAGTATTAACACATACTTTTGAGATACATACTTTAGTTAGTATATTTTTCAACATAGCAAACATCGTtgtatgatgtaggttcaggcgCTCAGCACCCAAACCATGCTTAGCTCAATTTCCAGGCTATTCttagcagcttcagtggtgagtcctcatcatTCGAGGACATTTCTTTATGCTTTTAGTTTAGTTAGTTTTTTACTAGTTTCTTTATTTTAGATTTAGCTATGGACTTGTCCCAGCAGCTTGTCAGTATTAAAGGCTTTTAGACATAGAGGCAAACTCAGTTTTTTTTGGGTTGTTCCGCCTTTGAACACAATTATATTCTCCGTTGAACTCTTTTAGATTTACTCATCTAAAGTTATGCTTCCTCTTACTTAGATTTATTTAAGTATGCTTGTGATATGACAacttcagggttagcttgggttCACTTGTGACCCTAGGTCCCATATTACATCTAGGGGATAGTCTTGGGGCGTGACATGCGTGGTTTCATGGATagtataaaatttcaaactaatattttttaaagaaagaagaaaatataattttgaaaaagtcacTTCTTTCTCTCCCCCCTATATTTTCTCTTACCCCCTTCCCCAACCCtttgaaatttctttttctttttcctcttttttcacatttttcttttacaaGCAAACTAGAAACGGAATTGTGCGATTGTTGTTgatttatcttttgtttttctaGAATTTGAGTAATTTATAGCCTAATGGTAAAATGTTGTCACGATCCAATTACTTAGGTCGAGATCGAACCTACTATatcccaccagtaggtaagcctaACCCTTTTTCTGGAGCCATAAGCAACGAGCTCCAAAGAATAagccaacaataaaaataaaaaaacatatagcAAATGAAGAAATGATAATCAACACAAAACAAAACAGGAACCATCTCAATACCTAGCATCAGTTAGTAGTTGAGCATTTAATCCAAAATAAAGGTACAAGACTTCTACAAATACGAGATAAGATGAGGTTGTCTTTGAATACAACATAAAGACTATGCCTAGCCAATAATAGATGGAAACTGGCAACTCCGATTGCTAGGAGCTCACTGATGTGCCGCAAAATCGTAGAACATTTATCGCTTCATAACTATGAACTAATAATGGAATTAAGTGATATTTCAGGATTATTTTATGGATTTGTTAATTGCGTAGGCAGAATCTGGGTTTTACAGAAAACGAAGCAGAACTGATGTCGACAAGTGAAGTTCACGACAATGTAACGAACCATTAACTTTATAACGGTCCATGGTCGAGTTCGTGAAAGTAAGGCAGAACTGGGCCCTGAAAAGATGAAAAGCAAGAGCAACTAAGTAAAGATCACAGAGGGGTATATGGGCCGTTGTTATTTCCACGGACCGTGATACCTACCGTGAAGTTAAACCAGTATAAAAGCaggaaagagttaaaagaaggTTTGaacaagtgaagaccacgagtGACTTCACGGGCCGTGACACTCACTACGGACCATGGTGTCTCTCGTGGTACATTCCAGTGACCAAGTGTGAAGACCCACTCCGGGGAAGGTccaaggcaagaccacggaGGGATTCACGGTTCGTGAATCCCTTGACGGAACGTGATAGTGGCCGTGACAGGGCCCGACAAATCAGTCCTAACTTGATTAAGActcattttaaacattctattttgaattactttaggttttttttggattttatggGATGGGATGTTACACAAGGAGGAACGAAAAGAAACTTGAGTTGGAGATTTCAGATTCAGATTACTGTCTTTGGTGGGACATAGTTCCTTTCGATCTTGAGACAATCAAATAGTTCTtgatttattgattatttttgtaAGTAATTCTTAATATGTTTTCATTATCTATGATTGATTCTTTGCATAAAAACATGAGTGGCTGAACGTCATGACTGGGTGTGTGGGATCTATGATGATAATCTAGTTGCGATTCCGTAAAATGAGTAAAAAGGCAATCTTTGTTTACAACTTGTAGTTTACAacttttattatcattttagtCTATTGAGTGCACGCTTTAGACAGGCCTGTATCTGGtgtttgttcgagagaaaagcaCCAGTTGGGAAAAAGCTAAACTGAGTTTACGAATTGGAGTTAAGGTCGGATTTCGAGAGAAGGGATCTTTAACGCCGGATTAAATTAAGTGAAGTCCAATATCGATTACACTTAAAGAACCGAATGGATGGTTTGGAGAACCTCGTTCAGTATCGCTTCCACGCTACAGGTTCAGCCGATATTGAAGAGTTCAGAACCCAGTAGGCCAAAATGCGCACTCAAATAGCTAACCTGGCTGAAAAGCCAGCACAGGTGCCCACTCCAGTCATGCCAAAGTCATTGATGCAAATGCTAAGTAAGGTACCCTCGACTCAAACACTCGATGACCTTTGGGGAGAACCCCCTACAAGTAAATTCGGCAAGAAAAAGCACATAACTAGAGAACTTGATGAGGAGACCCCTACTGACCTTGCCAGAGAGGCAAGAAGGCAAGAAAATAGAGCCTGTAGAGCATCAAAGAGGGAAGCTAGAGAAAAGGAAGCCCTTGACCAGCTACAGCGAAATGCAACCTTAGTTGGAGCTCCTGGTAGTCGTGCACCTGCTTCGACTAATGAGGACCACACTAATGATGTCCCGAGATCTGAGAGTGCACCCATTGATAAGGGTGCCAATGCTGATACAATGACCGACGTCTAGAGAGCCGTAGGTATGACCCCTCCTCTTAGCCTGtgtatttgattgttttatctCGACTTTGAGGacaaaattctttttatttgggGAGTAGGTGGTTAGCAGCCGGCCATAACGGGTATTTTATGTATTGAGTTGTGCAGCAACTACTCTGTGAATATTGAAGACCCGAACATGAGTTTGATTATTAGGATCTTTAGATGACATCTTAGATACTGATATGTTGAAAATGGCTAATCTGACCAATTAATTGGTGAACCAAGAAACTAAAAAATGCAATCCTGTGTAATATGTGAGTAAGTTTTGGTTGAAGTCTAACAGTAGGAGCAGAAAGTAGAACTTGCCTAAGTAGTCTTGCTAGATTATGAAAATAACCGGATAGGAAAGGATCAGTAggccattttttttaaactagtAAAAAAGCCAAAAACAAAGCAACCAAACGAAAAGCTTATCACTTATACCCAATTTGAGCCTTGAATCAATCTTTGTTCCGACCCAATATATATCAAATCCTTGGTTCTCCAAAGGTACACGATATCACAActcaggccaaaagcctaagttgagggtgattaaaatttaaaaaaaaaaaagggaaaagaacgTTCAACCAGTTAGctgagttccaaaaaaataaaaataaaaaaataaataaatataataataataataataataataataataatagctacTGGGTCGAgctgaaataaagaaaaagagaaaatcacTCAGAAAAGAGTTTGTGAAAACAAAACTTTGGGAAACCAAGGAATTAGTCACTCATGAAACCAAATATCCACTCCCTAACCCcgagcctatgttacaagcaAATTAAGTCCTACAGTGATCCTATTCCGGGTGTTTGAAAGAGAAAGTGTAGAAAGctagggcaagcctatggtagtTTGTTTGTTAGTGTTGGAAATTTATTGAGAGCGTGAGAGTAATACTCAGTCCCTAACATTATAAGTGAGGGACTTTTTTGGTGTGAGGACACAGCGTTTGTGTTTGAAAGTAGATTGTGTGAGCTGATAATTCGCAGGTATAAGCATGATTGACTATGAGTAATGAGATGTCATGTAGTGATCCTTACATGTTAGATTCAGAGGTTTAGGGACACAAATTATACTTGAATTAGTTGCTGCACAGCGTCATAAATCTGGAAATGAATTGAGGGCTGattgtatttgtttattttctcatcacttgaggacaagtaatggttctaagttgagggtgttgatgtgccGCGAAATCGTAGCACAGTTGACGCTTCATAACTATGAACTAATACTGGAATTAAGTGATATTTCGAGATTATTTTATGGGTTTATTAATTGTGTAGGAAGAATTTGGGTTTTACAGAAAAAGAAGTAGAACTGATGTCGACAAGTGATGTTCGCAGCCAATGTAACGAACCATTAACTTCATAACGGTCCGTGGTTGAGTTCGTGAAAGTAAGGCAGAACTGGCCCTGAAAAGATGAAAAGCAAGAACAACCAAGTAAAGATCACGGAGGGGTATACGGGCCGTTGTTATTTCCACGGACCATGATACCTACCGTGAAGTTAAACCAGTATAAAAGCaggaaagagttaaaagaaggTTTGaacaagtgaagaccacgagtGACTTCACGGGCCGTGACACTCACTACGGACCATGGTGTCTCTCGTGGTACATTCCAGTGACCAAGTGTGAAGACCCACTCTGGGGAAGGTCAAAGGCTAGACCACGGAGggattcacggtccgtgaatcCCTTGACGGAACGTGCCCGACAAATCAGTCCTAACTTGATTAGGActcattttaaacattctattttgaattactttaggttttttttggattttatggGATGGGATGTTACACAAGGAGGAACGAAAAGAAACTTGAGTTGGAGATTTCAGATTCAGATTACTGTCTTTGGTGGGACATAGTTCCTTTCGATCTTGAGACTATCAAATAGTTCTtgatttattgattatttttgtaAGTAATTCTTAATATGTTTTCATTATCTATGATTGATTCTTTGCATAAAAACATGAGTGGCTGAACGTCATGACTGGGTGTGTGGGATCTATGATGATAATCTAGTTGCAATTCCGTAAAATGAGTAAAAAGGCAATCTTTGTTTACAACTTGTAGTTTACAactttcattatcattttagtCTATTGAGTGCACGCTTTAGACAGGCCTGTATCTGGtgtttgttcgagagaaaagcaCCAGTTGGGAAAAAGCTAAACTGAGTTTACGAATTGGAGTTAAGGTCGGATTTCGAGAGAAGGGATCTTTAACACCGGATTAAATTAAGCAAAGTCCAATATCGATAACACTTTGAGTTCGAGATAATTAGAGTGGATATTATCTAATTAGGCTGAGAAGCGTTAGAGTTATCTAAGTCGCGAAGAGTTTGTAAACATTGATTTACTTGACACTCAATTTACGGAAGAGCATTATAATCACCGTCATAGTGAACACAAAACCTGGTTTCTTTAAATTGTTTGAATCACCTTACAATGATATCTTTTGTGAACCGTGTAACTAAGGTTTGACTGGAAGTACTTGCTGATAGAATACTTTTCAATTAAACCCAATTTTACTTTCCTTGTTAATTGTTTAGGAAATAGTAACGACAATTGAGTAAATTCGATAGTGAAACTTTAtctgtaaagaaattctctgtgggatcgacctcaactctgGTTGAGTTCTGTAAATTGACAACGACCGTTTACACTCCTTATTTggagtgtaagtttggacgtatcaaattttggcgccgctgccggggaatttcAATTCAGAAATGTTTTACTAGATTTTATTCAATTTGTagttatatttcctaattttatgttttgttttgtgtttgtgtcTCTTTCAGTTGATTGCTACTATGTATGCCAAGTAGCAGGAGTAAAAGAGTTCCATTGATCCCTTACGACTCAGAACTCGTAAAGACTCTTCGAAAAATGGTGAATGCACAAGAACTAGAGGCACAAAGACAAAGGTTGGGACTAGAAGCTGAAGTCGCTGCAAGAGGTGTTCAGCAGAACGGCGGTAACAACCAACCTAGGTTGGTAGATGAGAATAGAGGAGTGGATGGATTGATCCTTCCCCAGCGCCAACCAATAGCCCCAAGGGGTAGAGCTCAGCATCCAGCGCATATGATGTATGATGAAGATGATGCAGATTTGGATGGATCTGGAGCCATTGGAGCGATAGTGTTACCTGCACTACCTCCAGTTGTTAAGTTCACAATCACCAGCACTATGATTCAATTATTGAACCTTAAGGGTATGTTCAGGGGTGTCGATGGTGATGATGCAAATCAGCACTTAATGAACTTTGTGGCTATCTGTAAGTCACAAGAGATTCCTGGGGTAAATCAAACAGCAATGAGATTGAGGCTGTTTCCATTGTCCCTTACGGGATAGGCGACTAACTGGTTGAATGAGATGCCAGATGAGTCCATCAGAACATGGAATGAGCTGAAGGAAGCTTTCCTGGAACGATTCTTCCCAGAATCAAAAGAGCTGCAGATGAAGGACGAGATTAGTACACACAAGCAACTACCAGGAGAAGCCATGCATGATACTTGGTGGAGGTTCAACCAAAAGTTAAAGAAATGCCCCAACCATGATCTTACCGAAAGGCATCTTAAACAGGCCTTTTATAGGTCTCTAAATTATGTTACTAAACCTATTGTTGATGCAGCTTGTGGAGGCTCATTTATGAGGAAGCCATTTGCAGAAAGCATGCAACTATTAGATGAGGTCTCAAAGAACAATAGAGCATGGTACACTAGAGATGCAGAGGTAGGAGAGCTCGGGTATACATTTGAGCTTCCAGCTGATCAaaggaagagagaagaagaaagggacCAAGACATGGCACATATGAGGACTCAAATAGACTTGCTCACAAAGCACATTGTTGCCAAGTCTGAAAAGGTGAATGTTGTGGGACAGCAACACAGGTATGAAGATCAGGATCTTGACATGGATGAGGAAGCTAACTATTTGGGAAATCAAGGAGGTTTCCGGAATTAtaactttggaaatcaaggttacAATTCTGGAAATGCAGGTCGAAGCTATGCTAGGGATGGTTAGTATGAAAGGCCAGCAAACAGAGATTAAGGAAACTGGCAAAACAGAGAGGGGTATAGGAATGACCGTAATGGTGTATATTTACCTCCAGGTAATAGAGACCGGGTGAGTGGTAGTTCTAACGGGTCCAAGCTGGAAGACATGATGGCTAAGGTACTTCAAAAGGTTGAGTCAACTGATGCAGGAGTGAAAGAAATGAGAGGTGACTTCTCGAGCATGAGTCAGTTGGTGGACTCTCACACCACCTCCATTAAACAAATAGAGCAGCAGTTGGGGCAACTCTCAGGCTCAATGAATCCGAGAAAGAACGGATCACTACCAAGTGATACCATTCAAAATCCAAAGAAGGAAGGACACTGCATGGCCATAGCCACCAGGAGTGGTAAAGTTCTTTCTGACCCTATTTCTGCAGGAACTAAGTATGAACAGGTCTTGGAGCAAGCTAGCAGAGAGGAGGATGAGAATATATACAGGTAGATGATCAGGGAGAGGCTCAACAATCTCAACCTAAAGCACAACTTTCGAGAGGAAAAGAGAAAGGGGTTCAGGAACACCTGCCCTTACAGCAGATTCCTAGGCTACCTCCTCCTTTCCCTCAAAGGCTTAAAAATAATGCTGAAGATGGAAAGTTTACGAAATTCATCACCATGCTGAAACAACGTTCAGTAAACATTCCATTGGTTGAAGCCCTAGAGCAGATGCCAGGATATGTCGAGTTCATGAAAGACTTGGTCACCAAGAAAAGAGCTGTAAGTCATGATTTCTCTAACGATGTCCATCATTGCAGTGCCATTTCTACCAGATCTCCGGTGCAGAAAAAGGAGGATCCAGGTGCATTCACAATACCATGCAACATTGGGTCAATCAAGTTTGCAAAAGCTCTATGTGATCTGGGAGCTAGCATAAATCTGATGCCTTTAGCCATTTATAAAAAGTTAGGCTTGGGAGTACGAAAACCTACATCAATGAGGTTGATGATGGCTGATAGGTCAGTAAAGTGACCAGTGGGCATCCTGTGTGATGTACTAGTAAAGGTGGACACTTTCATCTTTCCAGCTGATTTTGTGATTCTGGACTGCGAAGtagattttgaggttcccataatCTTGGGAAGACCCTTTTTGGCCACAAGAAGAGCTTTAGTGGATGTTGAGAGAGGAGAGTTGAAGTTCAGACTCAACACAGATGGACCATTGCTGATATAATAGGGATACCTTTAAGTATTTGCACGCATAAGATTCAGCTTGAGGAAGACTGCAGCCCGAGTATTGAACACCAACGGAGGTTGAACCCACCTATGTAAGAAGTggttaagaaagaaataatcaAATGGTTAGATGCTGGGGTGGTCTATCCAATTTCTGATAGACACGGGGTCAGTCCAGTGCaatgtgtgcctaaaaagggaGGCATGACTGTGGTAGCGAATGCCAAGAATGAATTAATCCCGCAGAGACTCATCATTGGATGGCGAGTGTGCATGGATTAAAGGAAGCTGAACAAGTGGACTTTGAGGGATCATTTCCCCATGCCTTTCGTGGACCAGATGCTTGACAGGTTGGTAGGTAAAAGATGGTACTATTTCTTAGATGGATACTCTGGCTATAACCAGATATCAATTGCACCTGAAGATTAGGAAAAGACCACCTTCACATGTCCTTATGGCACCTTTGCATTTAAACACATGCCATTTGGACTATGTAATGCACCAACCACATTTCAAAGGTGTATGATGTCCATCTTTTCAGACATGGTTGAAGACACTCTAGAGGTATTTATGGACGACTTCTCTGTAGTAGGGATACTTTTGATGACTGTTTGTTGAATCTTAGCCGGGCTTTATAGAGATGTGAGGAAGCCAACTTagtgctaaattgggagaagtgccactttatggtaAAAGAGGGCATAGTTCTTGGACACAAGGTGTCACAGAAAGGAATTGAGGTCGACAAGGTTAAGATTGAGGTGATTGAAAAATTACCTCCACCAATATGTGTGAAGGGTGTTCGAAGCTTCCTAGGACACGCCGGATTCTATAGGCGTTTCATCAAAGACTTCTAAAAAATTGCACACCCCATGTGCAAATTTTTagagaaggaggtgaaatttgTCTTTGATGAGATATGCCTTCAAGCTTTTGAGAGCCTAAAAGAGAAACTGATTTCAGCACCAGTGATTATTGGTCCAGACTGGGCGACGCCATTTGAGGTGATGTGTGATGCCAGTGGGACTGCGTTAGGAGTTGTCTTGGGACAAAAGCGCAACAGGATGTTCCATCCGATTTACTATGCTAGTAAGTTGCTAAATGGGGCACAACGAAACTACACCGTCACTGAACAGGAACTATTGGCTGTAGTGTATGCCTTTGAAAAGTTCAGAGCTTATCTTCTGGGTACTAAAGTGATAGTTCACACAGACTACGCTGCTTTGAGACATCtcatggcaaagaaagatgcaaagCCTGGGCTGATCAGATTGGTATTGCTTCTTCAAGAGTTTGAAAAGACAGGAGAGGTTGTGAAAACCAGGTAGCTGATCACCTGTCTAGGTTGGAAGCTGCAAAGAAGGAAGAACTTGAGCTCGAGATAGATGACACATTCCCGGATGAACAGGTATTAGCTGCTACTCTTGACCTTATTCCTTGGTTTGCTGATTATGCTAATTTTCTGGTCAGTGACTTAATGCCCTAGGGACTAACatatcaacaaaataaaagGTTCCTGCATGATGTAGACAAGtgcttttgggatgaaccatatcTGTACAGGGTGTGTGCTAACAATATAATTAGGCGATGTGTTCTGGAAGCTGAAATGTTACATATCTTGGAGGCATGTCACTCATCTCCAGTTGGTGGTCATCGTGGTGGTACTCGAACAACTCACAAGATACTTCAAtgtgggtattactggcctacAATTCATCAAGATGCAGTGGATATAGTAAAGAGATGTGATGTGTGCCAGCGGCAAAGAGCCATCTCTC
Protein-coding regions in this window:
- the LOC125859068 gene encoding uncharacterized protein LOC125859068 — encoded protein: MVNAQELEAQRQRLGLEAEVAARGVQQNGGNNQPRLVDENRGVDGLILPQRQPIAPRGRAQHPAHMMYDEDDADLDGSGAIGAIVLPALPPVVKFTITSTMIQLLNLKGMFRGVDGDDANQHLMNFVAICKSQEIPGATNWLNEMPDESIRTWNELKEAFLERFFPESKELQMKDEISTHKQLPGEAMHDTWWRFNQKLKKCPNHDLTERHLKQAFYRSLNYVTKPIVDAACGGSFMRKPFAESMQLLDEVSKNNRAWYTRDAEVGELGYTFELPADQRKREEERDQDMAHMRTQIDLLTKHIVAKSEKVNVVGQQHRYEDQDLDMDEEANYLGNQGGFRNYNFGNQGYNSGNAGRSYARDGNRDRVSGSSNGSKLEDMMAKVLQKVESTDAGVKEMRGDFSSMSQLVDSHTTSIKQIEQQLGQLSGSMNPRKNGSLPSDTIQNPKKEGHCMAIATRSGKVLSDPISAGTKYEQVDDQGEAQQSQPKAQLSRGKEKGVQEHLPLQQIPRLPPPFPQRLKNNAEDGKFTKFITMLKQRSVNIPLVEALEQMPGYVEFMKDLVTKKRAVSHDFSNDVHHCSAISTRSPVQKKEDPGAFTIPCNIGSIKFAKALCDLGASINLMPLAIYKKLGLGVRKPTSMRLMMADRSVK